A section of the Gemmatimonadaceae bacterium genome encodes:
- a CDS encoding glycosyltransferase family 4 protein yields MTIRVLHVDTEKGWRGGERQTLWLAAEMAKRGHESVVAARHGEPLASRAAATGLDVVDCAPASELDVRAALRLRREILARRIEVVHAHTAHAVAIGAMATIGTGIPLVVARRVDFPLRANAGTRWKYGRAAKIVAVSNAVANVLVAGGVDRSRISVVPDGVDVHRTVHPATPATLAACGVASNRSLVVQVAQLVGHKDPVNFVRAMAYANRASPNLQALLVGDGPLREEVTDEIQRLRLVDVIRLTGFREDADSLLAAASVACLSSREEGMGSVLLDAMAFGRPIAATRAGGIPEIVVDGETGLLAEREDPEALGDVIVRLATDRALADRLAAGGRRRVEDFSVERLTDRTIEVYERVTADREASNTERASTASSDSSSVAP; encoded by the coding sequence GTGACGATCCGCGTGCTGCACGTCGACACGGAGAAAGGGTGGCGTGGCGGCGAGCGACAAACGCTCTGGCTCGCCGCCGAGATGGCTAAACGCGGACACGAGTCGGTGGTCGCCGCCCGTCACGGCGAACCGCTGGCGTCGCGGGCCGCGGCGACGGGCCTCGACGTCGTCGACTGCGCCCCCGCCTCGGAGCTCGACGTGCGCGCCGCGCTGCGTCTTCGGCGCGAGATCCTTGCTCGACGGATCGAAGTCGTCCACGCGCACACCGCGCACGCCGTCGCGATCGGGGCGATGGCCACGATCGGCACCGGAATACCTCTCGTCGTCGCGCGGCGTGTGGACTTTCCGCTCCGCGCGAACGCCGGGACCCGCTGGAAGTACGGTCGTGCGGCGAAGATCGTCGCCGTCTCGAACGCCGTCGCGAACGTTCTCGTCGCAGGCGGAGTCGATCGTTCGAGGATCTCGGTGGTGCCCGATGGGGTCGACGTGCACCGAACCGTCCACCCGGCGACGCCCGCGACGCTCGCCGCATGCGGCGTGGCGTCGAATCGTTCTCTCGTCGTCCAAGTGGCCCAGCTGGTCGGTCATAAGGATCCTGTGAACTTCGTCCGCGCGATGGCGTACGCAAACCGAGCGAGCCCTAACTTGCAAGCGCTGCTCGTGGGTGACGGCCCGCTTCGGGAGGAAGTCACCGATGAAATCCAGCGGCTCAGGCTGGTTGACGTCATCCGCCTGACAGGATTCCGGGAGGACGCCGACTCGCTGCTCGCCGCGGCCTCGGTCGCGTGTCTCAGCTCCCGCGAAGAAGGCATGGGATCCGTGCTCCTCGACGCGATGGCCTTCGGCCGCCCCATCGCCGCCACGCGAGCCGGAGGCATCCCCGAAATCGTCGTCGATGGAGAAACCGGGCTGCTCGCCGAGCGCGAGGACCCGGAGGCCCTCGGCGACGTCATCGTCCGTCTGGCGACCGATCGCGCGCTCGCCGACCGCCTCGCCGCGGGCGGTCGCCGGCGCGTCGAGGACTTCTCGGTCGAACGATTGACGGATCGCACGATCGAAGTTTACGAGCGCGTGACAGCGGATAGAGAAGCCTCGAACACCGAGCGCGCGAGCACGGCGAGTTCCGACTCGTCCAGCGTGGCACCCTGA